The sequence aaCAGAGGTAATAGTCTTCTGTACCTTTCTTTATAACTGTTATATAATGAGCCTAAGCTAAGCTAAGGCTGGCACGAGAAATGGATGGAACAGAACATTTCAACAATCTATCACCACTTGTCGCAACGTAACGTACGTAGCTATCACCTGCTGAACTAGTCTAACTTAAACCGAGCATGCAGCTGTATGCCACTTCAGATTATGTCTTTGGGCCCTGACGCACGCGGAGACGGCCTCCACCCCTCGGATCGTGATCTCACAGATCTCGAGGCACGATCCGACGGTGACCGGAGGCAGCGCATCACATGAGGATTGACCCCGTAGAATTGTTTACGACACAGGAGAAAAGTAGGGCCATGCAATGCAACACCTGAATGGCATATATAATAATTATCCTCCTACTTAAACTAACAGAGGCCGTCCTTGTCCTTGTCTTCCCAGCTGGATCAAGCCAGGCGGCAAAGGGGCAAGCAGAGCAGGTCAAGCAAGTAACTCCAGGAAGGCAGAAACCACCAGCATAGTGATACCAGCTACTTCTTCAGAAGGACCGCATAGTGATACCAGCTACGCTATGTACAGGACAAAAGCAGCATTGCATTGCCGATCTTGCTACAAAGAGCCATCATTTCTTCCTTCTCTTTGAGGACCTGGCCGGCTGTGAAGCATCTGCAGACGCTGCCTCCTCGGCTTTGGCCATCCTCGAACTTCtcctgggcaccgcggtcgacgggCCTGCTTCTTCAGCCTCTTCCGCCAGTTCAGCCTTGACTCTGCGTTTCCTCCTCGAAGGAGGGTCAGCCGATGGGGCCTCCTGACCTTCCCCGCCGGGCTCATTCGCTTCCTCGTTGCCCTCGTCCTCGCCTTCCTGCTGGGGCCATTCAGTGGCACAGTGGGGACAAGCTCTCGAGGCCTAAATGTGCAGATAAGTTAGCAAACAATGATGGCAACGTCAACATGAGTAACAATGGAACTGGTATTACAGGAATTACCTTCCGCTGTGGAAATTTCTTCTTCAGACAGTAGATATGGATTCTCACATTGCATCCCTCCTTGGAACAAGTTGATGCCTGTTGTGGATACAAATATAATAATGCTGGTATCAGAGCACACAACGTTTATAGAGATTCTACAAAAACACTTGTACAATATATGGTACGGAGTAAGTGGCAAGAACAAGGGAAATGCAATATCATAGTAATCAAACATCAGTACCTTTATACCAGCTTCATTGCAAACCTCGCATGATGGGATATCATTGCTGCGAAACCAGCTCCGGAGATCAAGAAATGATCTGATACCAAGACCAATCTTGCCCTCTGAGGTATACGCCAGCCAACGATCTTGTATCAGTTCAGTAAGAGTCTTTTCCTTTTGAGAGAACAAGAAGTTTGTGATAGAAGAAGGAAGACGAGATTGAGTGTCTTGTGTACCATCCGCAATCACGACCTGAGAGTAGAACACTCAATAGTTTATGATACCCGTATTGCAAACAAGATTCAACTCTAGCAATCAGCAGATACAAAGCAGGCCACAGAAAATACACATCATGACTCGTCCATCCTAACTGTTTGTAAATCACAATTGAATGAAGCTACAATATAGGCACACGTCCATTAGTATAGCTAGACAACAATTTGTTGTGAGTACAGTACATATGGATGGGGTAGATGATGCTTTGATCATGATCACACATTCAGGATATCTTCGCCAGTTATGTCCTAAACAGCTAAGGTTTTGTGCTTCTTGCATGATCACACATGATAGTATGTGAATGCACAAGTAAGGTGTTGTTTAAACATAAAAGAGAGTCATGTGCCCATGACAGACTGGTACAACAAACCTGGTTGTCAATCCGGACGTTGAGAGCTTCAATACTAGTTATGCTCCCATCATTTCCAGCTTCATGAACTATTGCTTCTAACTGCCACAAGAACCATTGTGGATACAGTTATGCAAACATACAAATAAGTCATTCAGCATACATCGTGCTGAGTTGAGCTAGTTCAAGCAAGCAACTGCATACCAGTCCCTTGTAGAACGCAATCTGTGGTACGGAATACTTGGAGCCAAGCTTCGATTCTTCATCAGAAATGTTGTTGACCACTCCATAATAAACTATTCCATCATACTGGTTTATACATGCTCGCAGATCAAACTGCAAATACCGTAGCTCATTGTTGATCTTCATAAGTGTATCACTGAATAGTTGCTGGTGAGTGGCTGCAGGTCATGACAATAGACATATTCAGCTGGAGATGGGAGTTTGGTGATCTAATTACAGTCTGTAGGCAATAATATGGTCGCTGAAAGACACTTCTATATATAATGTGTTCCTAGAAACACGATTCTACCATCCAACCAGGTCTCAACTGAACTAACAATGATATTAAACACACACAAAACGAACCAAGATCATTCTGTTTTTTGAGACAATCAGAAGATGCAACCTTCAACCATTGTGAATGGCAGTTGATCCTCCATTGAACAATTATTAAagttactccctccggtcctttttactctgcatataagaattgtctgaagtcaaacttcgcaaagtttgatcatatttatatgaaaaagtaTCAACATCTACGATGcaaaagttatacaatatgaaactttaagtcatgacgcATCTACCGGTATTGATTTCACAAAGTGAATGTTGGTAGTTTTTTCTATAAAACTGGTCAAACTCTACGAggcttgacttcagacaaatcttatatgcaaactaaaaaggactggagggagtacacCAAACATAAACTCATTTACTGAAAAGGAAAGGTTTTGGACCCTACAGGGGCTACATCAGTAACTACAAAACAACATCAGTCGAAGGGGAACGGACGCTTGACTAAAAGTTGCCACGGGCGCATTACATCGAACACATGGGTGACTAAAAGTTCCCGCTGGCGCATTACATCGAACACCTAGGCGGCTACGAGTAACGAGAAGAGGGGTGGAACCAATCGAAGGGGGGGAGAAGAGGAGCGAGCGGGGCGGAGCGGGCAGGCGGATACCGGGGTTCTTGCCGC comes from Triticum aestivum cultivar Chinese Spring chromosome 5B, IWGSC CS RefSeq v2.1, whole genome shotgun sequence and encodes:
- the LOC123111301 gene encoding non-structural maintenance of chromosomes element 1 homolog isoform X1: MAAPYASAGAALPWTALGARLPRPFHRHLRRQEPRVKRTGGSNFNNCSMEDQLPFTMVEATHQQLFSDTLMKINNELRYLQFDLRACINQYDGIVYYGVVNNISDEESKLGSKYSVPQIAFYKGLLEAIVHEAGNDGSITSIEALNVRIDNQVVIADGTQDTQSRLPSSITNFLFSQKEKTLTELIQDRWLAYTSEGKIGLGIRSFLDLRSWFRSNDIPSCEVCNEAGIKASTCSKEGCNVRIHIYCLKKKFPQRKASRACPHCATEWPQQEGEDEGNEEANEPGGEGQEAPSADPPSRRKRRVKAELAEEAEEAGPSTAVPRRSSRMAKAEEAASADASQPARSSKRRKK
- the LOC123111301 gene encoding non-structural maintenance of chromosomes element 1 homolog isoform X2; translated protein: MAPLSWRHHTLLQALLSRGPLSERDFHALFTAISGGKNPATHQQLFSDTLMKINNELRYLQFDLRACINQYDGIVYYGVVNNISDEESKLGSKYSVPQIAFYKGLLEAIVHEAGNDGSITSIEALNVRIDNQVVIADGTQDTQSRLPSSITNFLFSQKEKTLTELIQDRWLAYTSEGKIGLGIRSFLDLRSWFRSNDIPSCEVCNEAGIKASTCSKEGCNVRIHIYCLKKKFPQRKASRACPHCATEWPQQEGEDEGNEEANEPGGEGQEAPSADPPSRRKRRVKAELAEEAEEAGPSTAVPRRSSRMAKAEEAASADASQPARSSKRRKK